Below is a genomic region from Pectobacterium polaris.
TCCAGGATGCGGGCATCGTATAATGGCTATTACCTCAGCCTTCCAAGCTGATGATGTGGGTTCGATTCCCACTGCCCGCTCCAAGATGTGCTGATATAGCTCAGTTGGTAGAGCGCACCCTTGGTAAGGGTGAGGTCGGCAGTTCGAATCTGCCTATCAGCACCACTTCCTTTTCCTCCTCCTGATTTTCTTTCTGTGAATAAATTCAGCAAGCTATCGCTTGGTTGATGTGGTGATACCACCGATTTATCCGTGTCTTAGAGGGACAATCGATGTCTAAAGAAAAATTTGAACGTACAAAACCGCACGTTAACGTCGGTACTATCGGCCACGTTGACCATGGTAAAACAACGCTGACCGCTGCAATCACTACCGTTCTGGCTAAAACCTACGGTGGTAACGCGCGTGCATTCGACCAGATCGATAACGCACCGGAAGAAAAAGCACGTGGTATCACCATCAACACCTCTCACGTTGAATACGATACCCCGTCTCGCCACTACGCGCACGTTGACTGCCCAGGACACGCCGACTATGTGAAAAACATGATCACCGGTGCTGCTCAGATGGACGGCGCGATTCTGGTTGTTGCTGCGACTGATGGCCCAATGCCTCAGACCCGTGAGCACATCCTGCTGGGTCGTCAGGTTGGCGTTCCTTTCATCATCGTGTTCCTGAACAAATGTGACATGGTTGATGACGAAGAGCTGCTGGAACTGGTTGAGATGGAAGTACGTGAGCTGCTGTCTCAGTACGACTTCCCAGGCGACGACACCCCAGTGGTTCGTGGTTCTGCTCTGAAAGCGCTGGAAGGCGAAGCTGAGTGGGAAGCAAAAATCATCGAACTGGCAGGCTACCTGGATTCTTATATTCCAGAACCAGAGCGTGCGATTGACAAGCCGTTCCTGCTGCCAATCGAAGACGTATTCTCCATCTCCGGTCGTGGTACCGTTGTTACCGGTCGTGTAGAGCGCGGTATCGTTAAAGTTGGTGAAGAAGTTGAAATCGTTGGTATCAAAGATACTGCGAAATCTACCTGTACTGGCGTAGAAATGTTCCGCAAACTGCTGGACGAAGGTCGTGCAGGCGAGAACGTTGGTGTTCTGCTGCGTGGTATCAAGCGTGAAGAAATCGAGCGTGGTCAGGTACTGGCTAAGCCGGGTTCAATCAAGCCGCACACCCAGTTCGAATCAGAAGTGTATATCCTGAGCAAAGATGAAGGCGGCCGTCATACTCCGTTCTTCAAAGGCTACCGTCCTCAGTTCTACTTCCGTACAACTGACGTAACGGGCACCATCGAACTGCCAGAAGGCGTAGAGATGGTTATGCCGGGCGACAACATCAAAATGGTTGTTACCCTGATCCACCCAATCGCGATGGATGACGGTTTGCGTTTCGCAATCCGTGAAGGCGGCCGTACAGTAGGCGCGGGCGTTGTTGCTAAAGTTATCGCTTAATCGCTGATAACGTTTGACGCGACACGCGATAAAAGGGCATCATTTGATGCCCTTTTTCTACGCTGTCATGGTAGAACCTATCTCATCAGCGATTGTGAGATATAATCATTGGTGAGATAGGCTCTGTAGATACGGCGTAAATACCGAATTATTCGTTTTACAGAACATCTTTCGGTTTGGTTGCTCCGTGGTTACGGGGCAAAGTTATTTGTCTGAATCATTGTGACAGGTTGGTTTATGAGTGCGAATACCGAAGCTCAGGATAGTGGGCGTGGCCTGGAAGTGATTAAGTGGCTAGTAGTAGGTGCCTTGCTGGTCGTTGCGATTGTTGGCAATTATTATTACCGCGAATTTAGTCTTCCTCTGCGTGCATTGGCTGTTGTTATCCTGATCGCCGCAGCCGGTGGTGTGGCCCTGCTGACCACAAAAGGCAAAGCAACCGTAACGTTTGCTCGCGAAGCGCGTACTGAAGTACGCAAAGTAATTTGGCCGACTCGTCAGGAAACGTTACACACCACGTTAATCGTTGCCGCGGTTACTGCCGTGATGTCACTGATTTTGTGGGGACTGGATGGTATTCTGGTCCGTCTGGTATCGTTTATCACTGGCCTGAGGTTCTAAAAGATGTCTGAAGCTCCAAAAAAACGTTGGTACGTCGTTCAGGCGTTTTCTGGTTTTGAAGGTCGCGTAGCACAGTCTCTGCGCGAGCACATCAAACTCCATAATATGGAAGAGCTTTTTGGCGAAGTCATGGTTCCTACTGAAGAAGTAGTTGAGATCCGTGGTGGTCAACGTCGCAAGAGCGAACGCAAGTTTTTCCCTGGTTATGTTTTAGTACAGATGGTTATGGAAGATGCGAGTTGGCATCTTGTGCGCAGTGTACCTCGTGTTATGGGGTTCATTGGCGGCACATCTGACCGTCCTGCTCCAATCAGTGACAAAGAAGTGGATGCGATTATGAATCGTCTCCAGCAGGTTGGTGACAAGCCTCGTCCGAAAACGTTGTTTGAACCGGGTGAAATGGTTCGCGTCAACGATGGTCCATTTGCCGACTTTAATGGCGTTGTTGAAGAAGTCGACTACGAGAAGAGCCGCCTGAAGGTGTCTGTTTCTATATTTGGCCGTGCGACACCTGTTGAATTGGACTTTGCTCAGGTCGAAAAAGGCTAATTGCCTGACAAGACTTGCTGAAAATAGCGACTTGCCTATGGCG
It encodes:
- the tuf gene encoding elongation factor Tu, whose translation is MSKEKFERTKPHVNVGTIGHVDHGKTTLTAAITTVLAKTYGGNARAFDQIDNAPEEKARGITINTSHVEYDTPSRHYAHVDCPGHADYVKNMITGAAQMDGAILVVAATDGPMPQTREHILLGRQVGVPFIIVFLNKCDMVDDEELLELVEMEVRELLSQYDFPGDDTPVVRGSALKALEGEAEWEAKIIELAGYLDSYIPEPERAIDKPFLLPIEDVFSISGRGTVVTGRVERGIVKVGEEVEIVGIKDTAKSTCTGVEMFRKLLDEGRAGENVGVLLRGIKREEIERGQVLAKPGSIKPHTQFESEVYILSKDEGGRHTPFFKGYRPQFYFRTTDVTGTIELPEGVEMVMPGDNIKMVVTLIHPIAMDDGLRFAIREGGRTVGAGVVAKVIA
- the secE gene encoding preprotein translocase subunit SecE: MSANTEAQDSGRGLEVIKWLVVGALLVVAIVGNYYYREFSLPLRALAVVILIAAAGGVALLTTKGKATVTFAREARTEVRKVIWPTRQETLHTTLIVAAVTAVMSLILWGLDGILVRLVSFITGLRF
- the nusG gene encoding transcription termination/antitermination protein NusG, giving the protein MSEAPKKRWYVVQAFSGFEGRVAQSLREHIKLHNMEELFGEVMVPTEEVVEIRGGQRRKSERKFFPGYVLVQMVMEDASWHLVRSVPRVMGFIGGTSDRPAPISDKEVDAIMNRLQQVGDKPRPKTLFEPGEMVRVNDGPFADFNGVVEEVDYEKSRLKVSVSIFGRATPVELDFAQVEKG